A genomic region of Caldicellulosiruptor acetigenus contains the following coding sequences:
- the pdxS gene encoding pyridoxal 5'-phosphate synthase lyase subunit PdxS, whose protein sequence is MSEVVNERYELNKNLAQMLKGGVIMDVTSPKEAEIAEKAGAVAVMALQKVPADLRKEGKVARMADPKIILEIKSAVSIPVMAKVRIGHFVEAQILEALGIDYIDESEVLTPADEEHHIDKWKFKAAFVCGARDLGEALRRIQEGASMIRTKGEAGTGNVVEAVRHLRRINKQISYAASLNEDELYAYAKELGVSYELLKKTAQLKRLPVVNFAAGGIATPADAALMMQLGADGVFVGSGIFKSKNPEKRARAIVMATTYYNDPKILAEISYDLGEEMEGIDLRTLSEHELLQFRGN, encoded by the coding sequence ATGAGCGAGGTTGTAAATGAGAGATATGAGCTCAACAAAAACCTTGCGCAGATGTTAAAAGGAGGTGTCATCATGGATGTGACATCTCCAAAAGAGGCTGAGATTGCTGAAAAAGCAGGTGCTGTTGCTGTTATGGCTCTTCAAAAAGTTCCTGCAGACCTGCGAAAAGAAGGCAAGGTTGCGAGAATGGCTGACCCGAAAATCATTTTGGAAATTAAAAGCGCTGTTTCAATACCTGTTATGGCAAAGGTAAGAATTGGACATTTTGTTGAAGCCCAGATTTTGGAAGCACTTGGCATAGACTATATTGATGAGAGCGAGGTCTTAACCCCTGCTGATGAAGAGCATCACATTGACAAGTGGAAGTTCAAAGCTGCGTTTGTGTGCGGTGCAAGAGATTTGGGTGAGGCTTTGAGAAGAATTCAAGAGGGTGCTTCCATGATAAGAACAAAAGGTGAGGCTGGGACAGGAAATGTTGTTGAGGCGGTAAGACACCTTCGCAGAATAAACAAGCAAATTAGCTATGCTGCATCGCTGAATGAAGATGAGCTTTATGCATATGCAAAAGAACTCGGCGTGTCATATGAACTTTTGAAAAAGACAGCTCAGCTCAAACGTCTTCCTGTTGTCAACTTTGCAGCGGGTGGAATTGCAACACCGGCTGACGCAGCTTTAATGATGCAGCTTGGTGCAGATGGCGTGTTTGTCGGCTCTGGCATTTTCAAGAGCAAAAATCCTGAGAAAAGAGCAAGGGCAATTGTGATGGCAACAACATATTACAATGACCCAAAAATCTTGGCAGAAATATCATACGACCTTGGAGAAGAGATGGAAGGTATAGATTTGAGAACTCTTTCCGAGCATGAACTTTTGCAATTTAGGGGGAATTAA
- a CDS encoding PLP-dependent aminotransferase family protein, with the protein MSVSIQIDKNSKKPLYLQLYEDIKQKILSGELQYMQRLPSVRSLCKMLNVNLSTVTKALSKLENEGYIKATPGSGYYVVYSEYQDKIIFEEENLVDAQGYINLASSKLPYSLYPIEWFKNSLNCAIEEYSPQIFDYIEHFKNPLKEYLVAQYLKKFGIVTTPQELTVVSGAQQGIEITTKSFLKPGDTIFLENPSYLGAYHIFSNMHLNIVGIDIDQMQNIEDYIKKFSPKAIYIIPFSQNPTGVSYNKEYKEYLCELSQKYDFYIIEDDFLSDIGVDEGILPIKAYDKYDRVFYIKSFSTVTMPALRIGFVVAPRHLAEEVAYYKSMADISTSLLIQVSFYYFLKNFFDKHIENLKAYINQRQKLFLRLAKDLQIDDRLFTQDVQGIFVSFYLPPKMSSASIYNKLKMQKVLVQPHTCFYHKPASTNFFRISFLDCRDDELQIAMQKIQNVLNSAYQKEEV; encoded by the coding sequence ATGAGTGTATCGATACAGATTGACAAGAATTCAAAAAAGCCTCTTTACCTTCAGCTTTATGAAGATATAAAGCAAAAGATTTTGTCAGGTGAGCTTCAATACATGCAGAGGCTTCCGTCTGTGAGAAGTCTTTGCAAAATGTTAAATGTTAATCTTTCTACTGTGACAAAGGCTCTGAGCAAGCTTGAAAATGAAGGCTATATCAAAGCAACCCCTGGAAGCGGCTATTACGTTGTGTACAGTGAGTATCAAGATAAAATCATTTTTGAGGAAGAAAACCTTGTAGATGCTCAAGGTTACATCAATTTGGCTTCATCAAAGCTTCCATATAGCCTATATCCTATCGAATGGTTCAAAAATTCTTTAAACTGTGCAATTGAAGAGTATTCACCGCAGATTTTTGATTATATCGAACATTTTAAAAATCCTCTAAAAGAGTACCTGGTAGCTCAATATCTTAAAAAGTTTGGAATTGTTACAACCCCTCAAGAGCTCACGGTTGTATCAGGTGCTCAGCAGGGAATTGAAATTACAACAAAAAGTTTTTTAAAGCCCGGCGATACAATATTTTTAGAAAATCCTTCGTACTTAGGTGCATATCATATCTTTAGCAATATGCACCTGAACATTGTCGGAATTGATATTGACCAGATGCAAAACATAGAAGATTACATTAAAAAGTTTTCGCCAAAGGCCATATACATTATTCCTTTTTCCCAAAATCCAACCGGGGTTTCATACAACAAAGAGTACAAGGAGTATCTGTGTGAGCTTTCACAAAAATATGATTTTTACATCATCGAAGATGATTTTTTAAGTGATATAGGGGTGGATGAAGGAATTTTACCAATCAAAGCATATGACAAATATGACAGGGTATTTTACATAAAGAGTTTTTCAACAGTTACAATGCCTGCACTGAGAATCGGATTTGTTGTCGCACCAAGGCATCTTGCAGAAGAGGTTGCATACTACAAGTCAATGGCAGATATCTCAACATCGCTTTTGATACAGGTATCTTTTTATTATTTTTTGAAAAACTTCTTTGATAAACACATAGAAAACTTGAAAGCATACATAAACCAAAGACAAAAACTATTTTTAAGATTAGCAAAAGACCTGCAAATAGATGACAGGCTGTTTACTCAAGATGTTCAGGGAATATTTGTTTCTTTCTACCTTCCTCCAAAGATGTCATCTGCCTCTATTTATAACAAGCTCAAAATGCAAAAGGTTTTAGTTCAGCCACACACTTGTTTTTACCACAAACCTGCTTCCACAAACTTTTTCAGAATAAGTTTTTTAGATTGCAGAGATGATGAGCTTCAAATAGCCATGCAGAAAATTCAAAATGTTTTGAATTCAGCTTACCAAAAAGAGGAGGTATGA
- a CDS encoding bifunctional ADP-dependent NAD(P)H-hydrate dehydratase/NAD(P)H-hydrate epimerase — MFVLTSSQMREIDRKALHVIGIPEVVLMENAGFCVFEEIKKDFGELKDKNIAVFCGKGNNGGDGFVVARYLAQVCPNVKVFLFDENVTLTSKVFLDVLKKLEVDISILSEELLSSLKTQRFDIIVDAIFGIGLSKDIEGLYKKAIEYINSSGAYVYSVDIPSGICSDSAQVKGCAVRANKTVTFVYPKIGHILYPGSYYCGKVIVKDIGIPEKIIKDIKVKILTVEDLDVSKFYRYPDSHKGDYGKVGIVAGSKYYPGAAVLCSNAALQSGCGLCYLITPKEALYFQNFRRPEIIVLPLEGKEGVISFDGFVKFDEFFAKFDVLGFGCGLTKNEEVEKILIHILENFQIPIVIDADGLNTLSSSQKAKKLLASYKSQKVLTPHYMEAARILNVDVKDIAKNPIDAATKIASEFKAICVLKGSRTIITDGDEVFINVLGNPGMAKGGSGDVLTGIILSMIAQGCSAFEAAKLAVYLHSLSADILLEKKTMQTILPSEIIDGLDNAIRRLIKG, encoded by the coding sequence ATGTTTGTTTTGACCTCATCACAGATGAGGGAAATTGACAGGAAAGCTCTACATGTGATTGGGATACCTGAGGTTGTGTTGATGGAAAATGCAGGTTTTTGTGTTTTTGAAGAGATAAAGAAGGATTTTGGAGAGCTCAAAGATAAAAACATTGCAGTTTTTTGCGGGAAAGGCAACAATGGAGGAGATGGATTTGTTGTTGCAAGGTATCTTGCCCAGGTTTGTCCAAATGTAAAGGTGTTTTTGTTCGATGAGAATGTGACTTTGACATCCAAAGTTTTCCTTGATGTTTTAAAAAAGTTGGAAGTTGATATTAGCATTTTGTCAGAAGAACTATTATCATCCCTCAAAACACAGAGATTTGACATAATAGTTGACGCAATCTTTGGGATTGGTCTTTCAAAAGACATTGAGGGGCTTTATAAAAAGGCAATTGAGTATATAAATAGTAGCGGTGCTTATGTATATTCGGTTGACATTCCAAGTGGAATTTGCTCTGATTCGGCTCAAGTTAAAGGCTGTGCTGTACGTGCTAATAAGACAGTAACTTTTGTTTACCCCAAAATAGGTCATATCTTGTATCCTGGTAGCTATTATTGTGGTAAAGTAATTGTAAAAGACATAGGTATTCCTGAAAAGATTATCAAAGATATCAAAGTAAAGATTTTAACAGTTGAAGATTTAGATGTATCCAAATTTTACAGATATCCCGACTCTCACAAAGGCGATTATGGCAAGGTGGGAATAGTTGCAGGGTCAAAGTATTATCCTGGCGCGGCGGTTTTGTGCAGCAACGCTGCGCTGCAAAGTGGCTGTGGACTTTGCTATTTAATAACACCAAAAGAAGCGCTTTATTTTCAGAATTTCAGAAGACCGGAGATAATAGTGCTGCCTCTTGAGGGCAAAGAAGGTGTTATATCTTTTGATGGTTTTGTAAAATTTGACGAATTCTTTGCCAAGTTTGATGTTTTGGGGTTTGGCTGTGGACTTACGAAGAATGAAGAAGTTGAAAAGATATTGATTCATATTTTAGAAAATTTCCAAATACCTATTGTAATAGATGCAGATGGACTAAATACTTTGTCATCAAGCCAAAAAGCAAAAAAGCTTTTGGCAAGCTATAAATCTCAAAAAGTTTTAACTCCGCATTATATGGAAGCTGCAAGGATACTTAACGTTGATGTAAAAGATATTGCTAAAAATCCTATTGATGCTGCTACAAAGATTGCAAGTGAATTTAAAGCTATATGCGTCTTAAAAGGTTCAAGGACGATAATTACAGATGGGGATGAAGTTTTTATAAACGTCCTTGGCAATCCTGGCATGGCAAAAGGCGGAAGTGGAGATGTTCTGACAGGTATTATTTTGTCTATGATTGCTCAAGGCTGCTCTGCTTTTGAGGCGGCAAAACTGGCGGTATATCTTCATTCTCTTTCGGCAGATATCTTGCTTGAAAAAAAGACAATGCAGACAATTTTGCCCTCAGAGATTATAGACGGGCTGGACAATGCTATTAGGAGATTAATTAAAGGTTAA
- a CDS encoding cytochrome c biogenesis CcdA family protein, which yields MKIDILAAATAGFLSFFSPCILPLIPVYVLYLFSQKGGRLKNSLLFVLGFSIVFVVLGMTAAAVGSVFSGYSFLLKKIAAIVIVLMGLVMLELSPDFLKRLFIPIQGKGNLDINASPLILGMVLSISWTPCVGPVLTSILSMAAISETFLKGAMLLLIYSMGFAVPFLISSFLIDRLKTFFGMLNRYSRAIEYFTGALLIAFGILAFFDKINFFR from the coding sequence ATGAAAATAGATATTTTAGCGGCGGCGACAGCCGGTTTTTTGTCTTTTTTCTCACCCTGTATTTTGCCGCTTATACCTGTGTACGTCCTATATCTTTTTTCTCAAAAGGGTGGCAGGTTAAAAAATAGCCTTTTGTTTGTTCTGGGATTTTCAATTGTCTTTGTTGTACTTGGGATGACTGCAGCGGCGGTAGGAAGTGTCTTTTCTGGGTACAGTTTTCTATTGAAGAAGATAGCAGCAATAGTTATTGTTTTGATGGGTCTGGTGATGCTTGAATTGTCACCAGATTTTTTAAAAAGACTTTTTATACCTATACAGGGTAAAGGTAATTTGGATATTAATGCTTCACCGCTGATTTTGGGGATGGTTTTGAGCATAAGCTGGACACCCTGTGTAGGACCAGTTTTGACGTCAATTTTGAGTATGGCGGCTATTTCTGAGACGTTTTTAAAAGGAGCGATGCTGCTTCTTATCTATTCGATGGGTTTTGCTGTGCCGTTTTTGATCTCAAGCTTTTTAATAGACAGGCTCAAAACTTTTTTTGGAATGTTGAATAGGTACAGCAGGGCAATAGAGTATTTTACAGGAGCGCTTTTGATTGCATTTGGCATACTTGCGTTTTTTGACAAGATAAATTTCTTCAGGTAG
- a CDS encoding type II toxin-antitoxin system PemK/MazF family toxin has protein sequence MEKVIQQNQNQPPLEIKRGDIFYADLAPHVGSEQGGIRPVLVIQNDIGNKYSPTVIVAAITSQIGKAKFPTHVEIRAGEFGLSRDSVILLEQIRTIDKVRLKNKVGKLSDEVMEKVNQAILISLGLIEWTAEGYDWKKKEGAGLKKA, from the coding sequence GTGGAGAAAGTGATACAGCAAAATCAAAATCAACCACCACTTGAAATCAAAAGGGGAGACATATTTTATGCTGACCTTGCTCCGCATGTTGGTTCTGAGCAGGGCGGCATAAGGCCAGTTCTGGTAATTCAAAATGATATAGGAAACAAATACAGCCCAACTGTGATTGTGGCTGCGATAACTTCACAGATTGGCAAAGCTAAATTTCCAACCCATGTTGAGATTCGTGCGGGTGAGTTTGGCCTGAGCCGTGACTCTGTCATTTTACTTGAGCAGATCAGAACAATTGACAAAGTGCGGCTTAAAAATAAGGTTGGCAAGCTTTCTGATGAGGTTATGGAAAAAGTAAACCAGGCAATTCTGATAAGCCTTGGGCTAATAGAATGGACAGCGGAGGGATATGATTGGAAAAAGAAAGAAGGCGCAGGTTTAAAAAAGGCATAA
- the pdxT gene encoding pyridoxal 5'-phosphate synthase glutaminase subunit PdxT yields the protein MKTIGVLAFQGGVIEHVKKIEELGAKPQLVKKKEDLKNLDGLILPGGESTTIGKFLIETGLKDEILSLIHEGMPVWGTCAGAILLSKNIKNQGSGVLPALSIVIERNAYGSQLDSFKKEVFVPRFNIATECVFIRAPKIVEVAEGVEVLAELETPIAVLQKNILATTFHPELTSQNYWHSFFVENVVK from the coding sequence TTGAAGACAATAGGAGTTTTGGCGTTTCAAGGCGGCGTTATAGAACATGTGAAAAAGATAGAAGAGCTTGGGGCAAAGCCTCAGCTTGTTAAGAAAAAAGAGGACTTGAAAAACCTTGATGGCTTGATTTTACCTGGTGGAGAAAGTACTACAATTGGAAAATTTTTGATTGAAACTGGCTTAAAAGATGAGATTTTAAGCTTGATACATGAAGGTATGCCAGTTTGGGGAACATGTGCAGGTGCAATTTTGCTTTCTAAAAATATCAAAAACCAGGGAAGTGGTGTTCTTCCCGCACTTAGCATAGTGATAGAAAGAAATGCCTATGGAAGCCAGCTTGACAGTTTCAAAAAAGAGGTTTTTGTCCCAAGGTTCAACATAGCCACAGAGTGCGTTTTTATAAGAGCGCCAAAGATTGTTGAGGTAGCAGAAGGTGTTGAGGTTTTGGCAGAGCTTGAAACTCCAATTGCTGTTCTCCAAAAAAATATCTTAGCTACGACATTTCATCCAGAGCTAACATCTCAAAATTATTGGCATTCTTTCTTTGTGGAGAATGTGGTAAAATAA
- a CDS encoding M20 family metallopeptidase, whose translation MELFISIRRDLNRLAELSYEEFKTQKYITERLSEWGIENFPIAKTGVIGIINRSDECIGIRSDMDAILVEGQPRHCCGHDFHMAVVLGTAKVLVDMGFEGCVKFLFQPAEEGPGGAKRVIEEGGLENPKVTKLLGFHVWPGVDVGTIEVSSGAIMASVDDFEIEFIGKGGHAAMPEVTKNPIYPATDFIQSSNNFFSAFSNKLSSFHISFSSINSGETFNVISETCKIKGTARTFDSSMQQFIYKNIKKLAKLSAQKYDCHVNINYYFQYPPLINSHQATEEFLDVAKKLLGPENVKKAIPSFTAEDFAFYCQKVPSVYFRLGIKEKGKGENPLHSPYFNASEDSIFYGIFLLAGYLLAIQKS comes from the coding sequence ATGGAGCTTTTTATTAGCATTAGAAGAGATTTAAATAGACTCGCCGAACTTTCGTACGAAGAGTTTAAGACACAAAAATATATAACAGAAAGACTTTCAGAGTGGGGCATTGAAAACTTTCCAATAGCAAAAACAGGCGTGATTGGAATTATAAATAGGTCTGATGAATGTATTGGAATAAGAAGTGACATGGACGCTATTTTGGTGGAAGGTCAGCCAAGACACTGCTGTGGTCACGACTTTCATATGGCAGTGGTACTGGGGACAGCAAAGGTTCTTGTTGACATGGGCTTTGAAGGATGTGTGAAGTTTTTATTTCAGCCTGCTGAGGAAGGGCCAGGAGGGGCAAAAAGAGTAATCGAAGAAGGCGGACTTGAAAATCCAAAAGTGACAAAGCTTTTGGGATTTCACGTCTGGCCAGGTGTTGATGTTGGAACAATTGAGGTTTCAAGTGGTGCTATCATGGCAAGTGTGGATGATTTTGAGATTGAATTTATTGGAAAAGGTGGACATGCTGCAATGCCAGAAGTTACTAAAAATCCAATTTATCCTGCCACTGATTTTATCCAAAGTAGTAACAACTTTTTCAGTGCATTTTCCAATAAGTTATCTTCTTTTCACATCTCTTTTTCTTCGATAAATAGTGGAGAAACATTTAACGTCATCTCTGAAACGTGCAAAATAAAAGGAACTGCAAGAACGTTTGATAGCAGTATGCAACAATTTATCTATAAGAACATAAAAAAACTTGCAAAACTTTCTGCTCAAAAATACGATTGCCATGTAAATATAAATTATTATTTTCAATATCCACCTTTGATAAATAGCCATCAAGCTACCGAAGAATTTCTTGATGTAGCAAAAAAACTTCTTGGCCCTGAGAATGTAAAAAAGGCTATCCCAAGCTTTACAGCAGAAGACTTTGCATTTTACTGTCAAAAAGTTCCCTCAGTTTATTTCAGGCTTGGCATAAAAGAAAAAGGCAAAGGAGAAAATCCTTTGCACTCACCATATTTTAATGCATCAGAAGACAGCATCTTTTACGGTATATTTCTTCTGGCAGGGTATTTACTTGCTATTCAAAAGAGCTAA
- the acpS gene encoding holo-ACP synthase, with translation MIFNIGIDIVEVDRLKNMKRFDQFLKRVFTSGELEYIKERRYNPETIAGYFAAKEAVAKALSTGVVFCFKDIEIQKGKTGCPMVKLYNRAQALCLELGIKNIVVSISHQKSVAVAVAIAEK, from the coding sequence ATGATATTTAATATTGGAATTGATATTGTTGAAGTTGATAGGCTCAAAAATATGAAAAGATTTGACCAATTTTTAAAAAGGGTATTTACTTCCGGTGAGCTTGAATATATAAAAGAAAGGCGATATAACCCTGAGACAATAGCAGGGTATTTTGCCGCAAAAGAGGCAGTTGCAAAAGCTCTTTCAACAGGAGTTGTTTTTTGCTTCAAAGACATAGAAATACAAAAAGGGAAAACTGGCTGTCCAATGGTAAAGCTTTATAACAGGGCACAGGCTCTTTGTTTAGAGCTTGGAATTAAAAATATTGTGGTGAGTATATCTCACCAAAAATCGGTTGCAGTTGCAGTTGCCATTGCTGAAAAATAA
- the alr gene encoding alanine racemase gives MNKLSLYNRVWAEIDLDNLVYNLENIKKKILPQTHIMAVVKADAYGHGAVEISRVLVKNGVSMLAVAIIDEALQLRHFNFDVPILILGFTPFELSEQVVENEISQTVYTYEQAYYLSQAAQKIGKKAKIHIKVDTGMGRIGFLCCNESIQTVLNIAKLPNIELEGIFSHFSSADDPDSDHFTHEQFMKFENFVKELNKNGVYFKYKHIANSSAAIRFPQYQLDVVRLGLILYGLYPSSSLKEHLSIKPVMSVKARVINVKEVPEGFPISYNRRYITTRKSKIATIPIGYADGFTRVGSSQRHVLIKGEFAKVVGSICMDQCMVDVTDIEDVKIGDEVVIIGRQGKNEILADHLAEQIGTINYEVVCSFSKRIPRVYIKDGRVVKILNYIL, from the coding sequence ATGAACAAATTGTCGCTCTACAACAGGGTGTGGGCAGAGATTGACCTTGACAATTTGGTATACAATCTTGAAAATATCAAGAAAAAGATTTTACCCCAAACTCATATAATGGCCGTTGTGAAGGCTGATGCATATGGACACGGAGCGGTTGAAATTTCAAGAGTGCTTGTCAAAAATGGCGTTAGCATGCTTGCTGTGGCAATAATTGACGAGGCATTGCAGCTGAGACATTTCAATTTTGATGTTCCCATTTTAATTTTGGGTTTTACCCCTTTTGAGCTTTCTGAGCAGGTTGTTGAAAACGAGATAAGCCAGACTGTTTACACGTATGAACAGGCATATTATCTTAGCCAGGCAGCACAAAAGATAGGGAAAAAAGCCAAGATACATATCAAAGTTGATACTGGAATGGGGAGAATTGGATTTTTATGTTGCAATGAGAGTATACAGACAGTACTAAATATTGCAAAGCTTCCGAACATCGAACTTGAAGGAATATTCTCTCATTTTTCATCTGCAGACGACCCGGACTCAGACCATTTTACGCATGAGCAATTTATGAAATTTGAAAACTTTGTGAAAGAACTCAATAAAAATGGGGTATACTTTAAATATAAGCACATTGCAAATAGCAGTGCGGCAATCCGTTTCCCCCAGTATCAACTTGATGTTGTAAGGCTTGGTCTTATTCTATACGGGCTTTATCCAAGCAGCAGTTTGAAAGAACACCTAAGTATTAAGCCTGTGATGTCTGTCAAGGCAAGGGTTATCAATGTAAAGGAGGTGCCGGAAGGCTTTCCGATAAGCTACAACAGAAGGTATATAACCACACGCAAAAGCAAAATTGCCACCATACCTATCGGTTATGCAGATGGTTTTACGCGTGTTGGAAGTAGTCAAAGGCATGTTCTCATAAAAGGTGAGTTTGCCAAGGTTGTTGGGAGTATATGCATGGACCAGTGCATGGTAGATGTGACTGATATTGAGGATGTGAAGATTGGTGATGAAGTTGTCATTATAGGAAGACAAGGGAAAAATGAGATTTTGGCTGACCATTTGGCTGAGCAGATTGGAACTATCAACTATGAGGTTGTATGTTCTTTTAGCAAGCGAATTCCACGGGTTTATATCAAGGATGGGCGAGTTGTCAAAATATTAAACTATATCTTATGA